AGCTACGTCCAAAATAGTCAGGTCACGGCCGCCCTCAATGCCCGTATCAATTTCCACGGATTCATAGGAGAGCTCCTCTCCCATGGCCTTCTTGAGGTTCTGGATCATGATATCTGCGTAGAAGTCCTTGAGGCCTTTCACGCCCACAACCACTACCTTCTTCTTGCCCACAAAGGACTCGCTGCCGGACAGGGAATGGGGTGCCAGGCAGGTGGGCTTCAGAGTGCCCACAGCCGTGGGAACCATCATCTGGCTGTTCAGTGAGCCATGATAGGGCAGGTGATATTTCTTGGCAAAGGCACAGAAGAACTCCACAGCCTTCTCCACATAATCCGCCCCAATCTTGCTGTACGGATGGTCAGCAGGCAGGCTCTTGATTCCCTCAAGGGGTGATTTCACAGCCTTGTGCTCATCATCAAAGGCTAAAATATCGATAAGCCCGCTATTCAATGAAAGGGAGCTGGCGCCATAGGTCAAAAGCGTCACAGACTTGCCCTGCTGTGCGCTGGCGAGAGCAGCCGTCATGCCGGCCACCCCGCTGCCTATGACTATGACATCTGAATGCTTCATTCCTTTTCTCCCCCATTCACGTTAAATGATAATTCGTAGAGTGCCCTGGTCATTTCCATCTCACGGATGGTACGGCCCAGCAACACAGGACGGATGCCCTTCCAGCGCCCCTGGAGGAACTCCTTCATCTGCCCTAGGGAATCCCGGGCAGCCTCATCCCTGCCCACCTTGGCAAAGACGCTGGCACTTCTGAGAGCGCAGAAATTAGCCTGGCAGGTGCCCATGCCCAAACGGGTACGGCGGCGGATATCGTTGATGCGGAAGCTGCTGAGCTCCTTGGCCATCTCCTCCACCTCGCCACGGGTGACGTTCTCGCACTCGCAGAGGAGTTCACGCTTCTCGGGATCCCTGGCCAAAGTCTCGGTGACCCTGGCAAAGCGCTCGGGGCCCAGACGGGTAGCGGCCAAATCCGTGCCGTAAGCCGGGAAATACTTCCGGGCTGCTTTCTTGGCCTCCTCAGAGACCTCAGGTACCAGCGGCTCTTCGGCAGTACGGCATTTTTCCTTGTTGCCCAGTTTGGCGCATACCTGGTCTGCCATGCGCTCTGCCATGAGACGGTAGGTGGTGAACTTGCCGCCTACGATGGTGAACATGCCCTTCAGGCCGTCCTGCTTCTCGTGATCCACGATGGCGAAGCCGCGTGATGCGCCACGACCGGAAGCACCTCCGGGAGGCATGTAAAGAGGACGGGAACCGGCAAAGGCACGCAGCATGCGATAGTTGCGCAGATTCTCGAAGGTCATCTCACCAATGGAGAGCAGGTGCTCCACTTCCTCACGGGAAGTGCTGGTGTCCTCAGCGCTGGGCACGCTCATGGAAGTGGTGCCCAAGATGGTGATGGAACCATGAGGCACGAAGATATCACCATCGGAAGACTTGTGCAGGCGGTTCACCACATGATTGGTGATGCGCTGGTTGAAAGCAATCAGGGTGCCCTTGTCAGGCTGCACGCCCACTTCCAGCTCTGCCAGCTCTGCCACCTTGCCAGCCCAGCCGCCAGCAGCATTCACCAGGATATCGCAGCCGATTTCGTACTCTTCCCCGGTGAAGTAATCACGGATC
This genomic interval from Selenomonas sp. AB3002 contains the following:
- the glpA gene encoding anaerobic glycerol-3-phosphate dehydrogenase subunit GlpA; amino-acid sequence: MEKATVVVIGGGATGVGILRDLAMRGVDVMLVEKQDLVNGASSRYHGLLHSGGRYAVKDQEAARECIEENMILRKIGRSCVEASGGMFVRLDSDDPDYEQQWVQGCKDSGIEATPITLAKAFELEPLLSKHVVSAYLVPDAAIDGFRMSWQNVDSAKRYGGRVKTYTEVVGVIKENNEVHGIKIRDYFTGEEYEIGCDILVNAAGGWAGKVAELAELEVGVQPDKGTLIAFNQRITNHVVNRLHKSSDGDIFVPHGSITILGTTSMSVPSAEDTSTSREEVEHLLSIGEMTFENLRNYRMLRAFAGSRPLYMPPGGASGRGASRGFAIVDHEKQDGLKGMFTIVGGKFTTYRLMAERMADQVCAKLGNKEKCRTAEEPLVPEVSEEAKKAARKYFPAYGTDLAATRLGPERFARVTETLARDPEKRELLCECENVTRGEVEEMAKELSSFRINDIRRRTRLGMGTCQANFCALRSASVFAKVGRDEAARDSLGQMKEFLQGRWKGIRPVLLGRTIREMEMTRALYELSFNVNGGEKE